The following DNA comes from Cervus elaphus chromosome 8, mCerEla1.1, whole genome shotgun sequence.
GCCTTTCCCAGGTTCTCCGGGTGAGGGCGACGTGGGGCGTTAGCGCACGGTGGTGACAACACGTGCAAGGCTGTGTCTCCTGTCTGAGTCGGGGATTCCCGCCCGCCAGCCCTCCCGCTGGACGGCCTGTGGAGCCCCGCGGAGCAGGAAGGACAGTGCGCTGTCGCCCTTTCGCGGGCTGGGTGCTGCAGTGCAGACCCAGACGGGCACAGGCCTCTGGCCCTTCAGCacccaggggcggggcgggggctgtGCTGGGACCCCCATAGGCCTGGGGGAGCCTCGCTTCTGTGCTGAGCTGAGCTCTCACTGAGGATTTCTCCCCAGACTGGCACAtgccctcctctctgccccacaCGGTCTCTGACCTGGGGTCGTTCACGCTGCCGGCTGTAGGCTCCGACCCTCCCGAGCTGGAGCCTGCTCCCCTGCCATTACTGCGGCCCTTGGCCTGGATGGACTGTTAGGAAGCTGATAGGAAGCCTTGTGGGACTGACCTGCCCTGAAAGCCGGGTCTTCCCCAGGACCACCAATCACCACTGGCACCCTACCCACCAGACATCACCTCCTCTAGGGCATCCCCTAGTCTGAGTATCCAGGCAATGCTAGACTTCCTCCAGTGATGCCACACTGGCTCCAGGCTCCAACTGTGTAAAGTTCTTCCTAACGACCCTTCTCTAGAGCTTCTACCTCCTGACCTTGTTGAGCCCAACAAGGAGCTATAAGGAGCAATAGCCATAAGGAGCAAGTCTGCCCTTCCGTAAGGGCAAGTGTGGAAGCATCCAGAACAACCATTCTACCACTTGCCACCAGCAAACCAGTGACCTGAGACCCTTCCGAACACCATGGTCTAGTTTGCCAGATAGCtcaaagaacagaaaacagaacAGACGGCATCAGACCACATGTTGTTGGACGTGGAGAAGTTTCATCCTGCAGCTTGAGAAACGCAATGGGCAGGCAGGATGAGAGCCGCAGGCTCACGGCACCTTAACCTGAGACAAGGCTGATCCTCAGCCCGAGCTGCGTGAAAAAACGATGGCGCTGGGCGCAGAAACCCAGGAATGTAAGAGACAAGTGGCAGACCGAAGAATAAGGTCCAGAGGGAGACAGAACTGCTGAGACCACTCTGACCCGACTGAGGGCAGCAGCTGCTATGTTCTGCTTGAGGCAAAAAGCCTCAGAGGTTTTCACGGGGACAGGTCATGAAATGACTCAGATGGCTGCGGACGTGCGTAACCCTTAGTCTGGGGCGTGATCCTAACAATTTACACACTGTGGCCAGCACTGTCCTTCAAGATCACATCTTTTCTTCAAGGGCTAATTATAAACAATAGCCACCAATTAAGTGCCAGTCCAGCACTGGGCTAGTGCTTTTCACATAAAACTTCCAATTAATCCTCATGATCCTATAAAACCAGAAACAACTAGATTTATAAACGAGGAAACTGGTATCCAAGGTTGAGCAGTAAGTAGGGGACGGCAGGATGGGCCACAGGGCGTCTGCCTCCAACCCCCATCTGCTGCGGCGAGGCCCGAGGCCCCCATCTTTGCTGCGGCGGCCAGCGATGGTGCGGATGGCACCCTGGCCTCTGGGTGTGCGCTCCAGGCTCGTCACCTCTCTGGGGCCCCACTGCAGGGTGGCACTACGCGTGTGAAACCCCGTGCTCCTAGCACGCTGGAGAGAGCTGCCTATCATCACATGACGTCCTCAGGGGCGGGCCACCCTCCTGGAGGAAGAGTATCTTTCCCACTACTTTGCTTCCAACTCCAATCTCCAACTGCTTTTCATCAcagcttgcttgctttcttttatACTAATGAAACAGTTAAGACAATTCGgtccattttgttttatttgttaaattgCTAAAAAGTCATCGGGGGGAaacattaacaaaaaataaaatcgaCAAGAGATTTAAATATCAATGAAATCAAATCCACTTTTCATTCCTACACTGTTACGTGCCTACAGTGATCATCTCAGGGTAAGCCACCCAGGACCCCTGAGTCGCGTGGGAAATGTCACTGACAGCACCAGCTTCGTCAGGGCACAGCACGTGTGCGCTGACGGCAACCCTGGTtgtgggaggggagagagggagcagAGAGCAGGGCAGCGCCAGCGCCTAAGGGGCGCTTCCATCTGACAATGAACACGGGGGAGGGAGCCACCCTGCAGAACGTGCCTCTGCGGCTCACGGGGAGGCCGCCTGGGGTGCGGGCCTGAAGTCTGGCTGCCTTGCCCCGGGTGTGTTCAGATCCCCCCACTGACTTGTGCGCTGGTAAGAGACCGCAGATAGTGCAAAGCAGGGCATGTCACCGTGCCAGGACCACAAGGACAAGGACAGACCGGCCAACCAGCCAGCCGGGAATGTCActctgaatgggaaggaaagaagCGAAAAGAAGGAAACCCAGAAAGACCAAGTGAAACGGAAGGGAAGCATCCCCTTGTTCTCCATCAATTGGTGGCTTTCTGTCCTCCGAAGTCAAGACTTGagttgcttttcttccttcttcctcttcttcttttaaagagTTTCAGCATGGTTCCTAGGATAGTTCATGGTTTCAGCTCTTGATATTAAACTCAAATGTTAAAACCAAATCAATCTGTAGAGGACTGGGAGGAAAGTAAACCCAGGATTGCTTTACAACTAAAAGTTAAGCTTGTTCTGACATCAAATTTGTGCTCCCCAAAAAGTGGGGTGGGTacagtggggagggggtggttttTGGAACCCACCGCCAAAGCATAGAAGCAGGGCGGAAATATGAGCAAAAATACAGAGCCCTCTCTGCTGCACAGCCTGCAAAATGAGGGGACAGGAAGCTCTGttcagaagggaaggaagagactAAAACTCTCACGCAGTCAACGTGGTGGCCAGTGACTCAATGTGGCGGGGCGGGCTGTCAAGGCACGCTTGCAGGAACAGAAGGGGTTAAAGCTTCAAGTAGAGACAACAGGTACCTTAAGTACTTAAATACTGATAAATATTTGCTCAGGTGCTGCtgaggctttaaaaaaatattctgtttccTCAGTGAATTTTAAGACAAAATCGGCATCACGTCAAAACCAGAGTGGTGGTTCAGCTGGATCTGACTGAAGCGTCCGCGGTGGCTGGGTCGCCCGGAGCCCCCCTGCACCCGAGGCGGCGGCTACCTGGGCTGGGCTGCGTCGCTCTCCCCGGACACCCGACCATAGTGCCCAAGAGTCACCGGGACCGACGCCACGGGGGTGGCAGAGGCAGAGCCTTCTTAAAGGAGCTGTAAACAGACAGTCTGCTTCCAGGCGGTGTGGGTAATCCTGGGAGGCCACGGAGCTCCAAGGAGCCAGGCTCCTTTCTACGAGAGTCATCAGCTCTGCTGTCCGCCTACTTGGGGACAGTAGAAGGAATTGACAGGTTAACAGCCGGTTTAGGAAGGCCACGGGACAAAGGGAAAGATCACCAAGTTGAGACTCAGAACTTTCAGGCTTCCTAATACTTTATATTTCTGAGTGAGTTCTGAGGCACTGTCCATGCACAGACGCAATATATAGACAAGGTCCAGCAACAGTAACGCCAAAATTGCTAGTCTTCTAGGCTAGCTTTCTCTTGTGAATAAGGACCCCCGCACGATCTAACGGTCTTTGCCAAAGAAGGCCTGGCAACGGGCCCAGAGTAGAGTCTGGAAAGCTAACTGCTGAGCTGAGAGCAGCTGGACACCACACTAAGTAGGCACACGGCAGGCTCCTCGGCCGGGGAGCACGCGGAGCGGCCTCTGGAGCACGTACCCCTCCCCGCGAGCTGGCCCTTTCCTGGGCTTGGCACCAAGGGCGCTTTCCCACCAAGACCACATTGTAAAAGCTAATGGCTCGGGGAAAGGGTTTAACATGATGTAACAGGAGAAAGCAGGCTTATCAGACAGGCTGCTGAGAGCTGGCTGGGCGCCAGGACCCAGGGCCAGCTGCAGCATGCTTCGGCTCGGGAAATGTGGACAAGAAAACGAGGAGAGCGGGGCTGAGAAACAAAATCAAGACCTGCAGGCAAGATAACGCTCTTCTGATGAGAAGTCTCCAAAATGATCCACACTTAAGTGGTGCTGATGCATGTTTATCCAGGTCATGGTTTAGAGACTGGTAACATAATTTCCCGTGTCAGCCCCCCGCCCCCTACCCCACCAACACTGCTCTGGTTGGAAATGTTACCTCGGAAatgacatgaaagtgaaaacccAAGCCTTGTTTGGGTGACAGGTGAACAAGACAAAGAAAGAACCGCCCCTGAGGTCAGCCATGCTTCAGAGAACCCAAGCACCAGTCAACAGCCAGGCAGAAGAATGCATGCCACAAGCAAGGGCGAAAACCATTCTAGAAGGAACTGCTCTTCCAAGATCAATTTCCACGTTCTATAAACATGGATGGGTGTGTCCAATGTgctttggaaataaaaagaagccCACAGTACCTTCTGACGCATCAAGGATTTCTCATGATACTGGTATCTCAGAACTCCCTGCTGGTCCCCTAGTGACTTGAGAAACAgggtttcagaaatatttttaagagatttcTCTAGACACCCAAACTTAGtaaaagaaagtgagaaaggtTTTAGGGCTTAAAAAATTTTCACATGGTAAAGaaaaaggaggtgggggagggaggcggggagaaCAGCAGCTGTAAACAGAAAAGGAGGCCTCCAAGTGTCAGGttttaagggaaagaaaaagagaataaatacGGATTTTGGAAACTGTGATGAAATATGATTATTAGAAAATTCCACAATCAGACCCCAGAGTGTTTTCTAAGACATGGAGGGAGCACGCAAATAGGTGCTTCTGCGTGAACGTTGTTTCATGACGACCCTGGCACATACGTGGAGCAGATCCCCGCTGGGTAACTTTCCTCAGTCCCAGTGGGCAGAAGAGGGCTGGGCAGAGGGCACCACGGCAGACAACAGCGGTCTCAGGTCCTCTGCGGGCAGAGAGCAGGTGTCTACACGTCACTTTACCCGCCAGCACCGAAAGCCTGTGAATCTGAAACCCCTGCCCGTGCACTGCACGCATGCCCTTTCTGTATCTAGCTCTGAGAAGGCCAAGTAGGATTTACAGGTGGCTCTTCAGTTTCTGTAGGAAGGTTCTGGCATTAATCTGTTCCCTAAATTCTTGGTCTAGTTAccagaaaagtagaaaaaggCGGCAGAGCCTCTGCTAAAACACAGCAACAATTTTATCTGAACCAGGACGGAGCTCTCTCCCTCTTTGTGAACAGAGTTGGctatataatatttctttttattcagatttatataatttttttttcttaatggagaTTTGATCCCAGCCTGGAGTGGGTGAGGCTGGGAACTGGGGTTTGGTTTATGAGAGTGATTTTTGTCCTCTGTTTTCTCAATTCTCAGTCCAAATGCTTGCACGCTGGAAAATTCCAAATTAAAAGCCACAGAAAGGGGAAAGGTTTTAGAACATATTATCTCTTTGCTCGCACAAAGTACAAGGCGTTTGTTTTTGGATAGTATTTCACATTCTGTTTCTTGTCCATGAGTCCTCCAAATATGATGAGTTCACCCCTGCCTTGTACCACTGTATGCAGGCTGGTTTCGGGAGGTCCGACCACAGAGCTGCTATTAAATACTTTCCACTTGACGCGCCCCTTCTCCTTGGTGTCCTTGATGTCCAGCACGTACATCTGCATGGGCTTGCAGTTCATGCTCTGGTACAAGGGCTTGCCCACATTCAGGGACTGCGGGGGGTGGTGGCCCAGGCGGCGGGCGATGGGGGGCAGGGCGTGTCCGTCCCCCTGTGCGGGCCCCGGGCGGGGGACAGGCACTGCTTCTCCGCTGCCCAGGTTCTGGCTCCCAGGGGAGCCCGGAGAAGACCCCAGGGGAGGGCTCAGTGCTGCAGAGGCGGGGGGGCCTTTGGACGACATCGCTTTGATAGCTTCCAGGCTGCGGCGCAGGGTGCCTGGGGAGACTGCTCCCGCGAGGGTGCTCGCCACGTGCGGCGGGGTGTGCACACCGTTCGTCTGCTCGGGAGGGTGTCGCAAGCCTCCCCCCGCTGTCCTGCTGTCCATGCCGTCCACGTGATTGCCACTGGAAGCAGGTTTCAGGTCCCAAGTCAGATCTATTGATCCTAACCTTAGATCTTTCTGATCAGGCAGTGATCCTCGTCGAGGGGCCAGGGACAGCCCCATTTTCAGGTCGTATCCTTCGGTGGTAGACGGGGTGCTCGGAGACACAGCCTGCACGGGGCTGTCCAAGGAAGAGCCACTTACAGCGGCCGACCCCGGAGATACAGTCCCCCCGTTCAGGATGGGCGAGCCGTCGCCCCTGGCCGGGGAAAGGCTTCCTTCTCGGGAACTTGAGGGGGTCTGCCTTTgcgctctgggcctcagtgttcccCAGCGGCCGTTAACACAGGGCGCTTCATCCATGCTCCTCACGGGAGACTGCGAGCGGTATTCTCGGGTTTCGGGAACCAGGGCTGGAGGGGTGGCACTGATAGGGGATGGGCGGGAGTTCAAGCTGGGGCTAAGCGGTGCTCGCCCACTAGGTGCCTGGCTGAAGACGACCACACACTGCCCGACCTAGAAGACAGAAGACGTGTGCTCAGTTCTGATCATTTATTCAACTATCAAACATTTTACCATGAGCGTTGGGGACGGGCCGGGCATTCTGTAGATGTCTGACATCCCTACAAAGATGAAAAGAATCCAACCTGCCCTCCAGGCTGGATGGGACAATCTATACATATAAAGTGGTTGGTTATACATATAAAGTGGTTATATGTATAAAGTTGGTATAGTGAGACATGTGTGATCATTTGAACTATGTCTGCAGAGTAGGGGTGAAGGGAAGAACCGAGTATTTGTGTGGGGGACCTGGGGCAAGTTTTGTAGACAGAGATGCTTAAGGGATGGGTGGGCCCCACACAGGTGTTCCGTCCAGTGGCTCATGTGTGTGAGAAATGCCTGAAGAGCTGTGGTCAGTGTCCGCCTCTTTAGTGACATCAAGGTGTTTTCAGTTTCCATACAAAGCTGCTTAGCAATCTGACGAGTTAATCTGGCTTTAGAGCTTAGGCCCTCTCCCTCTGCTGGCCCGTCGGCTCTCCACTCACCCGGCAAGCTGGATGGCACCAGAGTTCTGGGGCCCCGTGGTCTTCATTCTCCACCTTGAGCGGCTGCCAGGCCCAGGGGCCTGAGTGCATGTGCAGCAACCAAGCATCCTTGAACAGCTGCAAGGGAAGCGCCAACAGCAGGGCTCAGGTGTGGCAggggtcacacaccacacgcacacacacgcagggctcaggtgtgacacgggtcacacaccacacgcacacagggctcaggtgtgacacgggtcacacaccacacgcacacaggGCTCAGGTGTGGTACGGGTTAcacaccacatgcacacacacgcagggctcaggtgtgacacgggtcacacaccacacgcacacacacgcagggctcaggtgtggcaggggtcacacaccacacgcacacacacgcagggctcaggtgtgacacgggtcacacaccacacgcacacacacgcagggctcaggtgtgacacgggtcacacaccacacgcacacagggctcaggtgtgacacgggtcacacaccacacgcacacagggctcaggtgtgacacaggtcacacaccacacacacgcagggctcaggtgtgacacgggtcacacaccacacacacgcagggctcaggtgtgacacgggtcacacaccaca
Coding sequences within:
- the FBXO42 gene encoding F-box only protein 42, which encodes MASSSDSEDDSFMAVDQEETVLEGTMEPDEEPRAALEAEETRHNRSMSELPEEVLEYILSFLSPYQEHKTAALVCKQWYRLIKGVAHQCYHGFIKAVQEGNIQWESRTYPYPGTPITQRFSHSACYYDANQSMYVFGGCTQSSCNAAFNDLWRLDLNSKEWIRPLASGSYPSPKAGATLVVYKDLLVLFGGWTRPSPYPLHQPERFFDEIHTYSPSKNWWNCIVTTHGPPPMAGHSSCVIDDKMIVFGGSLGSRQMSSDVWVLDLEQWAWSKPSISGPSPHPRGGQSQIVIDDATILILGGCGGPNALFKDAWLLHMHSGPWAWQPLKVENEDHGAPELWCHPACRVGQCVVVFSQAPSGRAPLSPSLNSRPSPISATPPALVPETREYRSQSPVRSMDEAPCVNGRWGTLRPRAQRQTPSSSREGSLSPARGDGSPILNGGTVSPGSAAVSGSSLDSPVQAVSPSTPSTTEGYDLKMGLSLAPRRGSLPDQKDLRLGSIDLTWDLKPASSGNHVDGMDSRTAGGGLRHPPEQTNGVHTPPHVASTLAGAVSPGTLRRSLEAIKAMSSKGPPASAALSPPLGSSPGSPGSQNLGSGEAVPVPRPGPAQGDGHALPPIARRLGHHPPQSLNVGKPLYQSMNCKPMQMYVLDIKDTKEKGRVKWKVFNSSSVVGPPETSLHTVVQGRGELIIFGGLMDKKQNVKYYPKTNALYFVRAKR